A window of the Gemmatirosa kalamazoonensis genome harbors these coding sequences:
- the ndk gene encoding nucleoside-diphosphate kinase: MPSNRTLAIIKPDAFGARKAGKIIALLEEKGFTLRGAKVEHLTSDRAGQFYAVHRERPFYASLVEFMTSGPCMPLVLEKESAVAALREAIGATDPAEAADGTVRKLYAESKGRNAIHASDSDENAATEIEFFFPGQGLGGA, encoded by the coding sequence ATGCCCTCGAATCGTACCCTGGCCATCATCAAGCCCGACGCGTTCGGCGCGCGGAAGGCCGGCAAGATCATCGCCCTTCTCGAGGAGAAGGGCTTCACGCTCCGCGGCGCGAAGGTGGAGCACCTCACGTCGGACCGCGCCGGGCAGTTCTACGCGGTGCACCGCGAGCGGCCGTTCTACGCGTCGCTCGTCGAGTTCATGACGTCGGGCCCGTGCATGCCGCTCGTGCTCGAGAAGGAGAGCGCCGTCGCCGCGCTGCGCGAGGCGATCGGCGCGACCGATCCGGCCGAGGCCGCCGACGGGACGGTGCGGAAGCTCTACGCGGAATCCAAGGGGCGGAACGCCATCCACGCGTCCGACTCCGACGAGAACGCGGCCACCGAGATCGAGTTCTTCTTCCCGGGGCAGGGGCTCGGAGGGGCGTAA
- the fabG gene encoding 3-oxoacyl-[acyl-carrier-protein] reductase has protein sequence MQIDLSGRVALVTGSTRGIGRAIAERLAGAGATVAVVGRDQGRAEEAAAQIGGSARGFACDVSDVAQAAALVSSVEQTLGSCDILVNNAGLTRDNLLLRLKDDDWNAVIDANLRGAFATMRAASRGMMKRRWGRMINIASVVGITGNKGQANYAASKAGLIGLTKSVAKELASRNILANVVAPGLIETDMTAAMPDEARAQMASAIPLERVGKPEDIANAVLFLASDLAAYVTGQVLVVDGGMVM, from the coding sequence ATGCAGATCGATCTCTCCGGGCGCGTCGCGCTCGTCACGGGCAGCACGCGGGGTATCGGCCGCGCGATCGCCGAGCGGCTCGCCGGCGCGGGGGCGACGGTGGCCGTCGTCGGCCGCGATCAGGGGCGCGCCGAGGAGGCCGCGGCGCAGATCGGCGGCTCGGCGCGGGGCTTCGCGTGCGACGTGTCCGACGTCGCGCAGGCCGCGGCGCTCGTGTCGAGCGTGGAGCAGACGCTCGGCTCGTGCGACATCCTCGTGAACAACGCGGGGCTCACGCGCGACAACCTGCTGCTGCGGCTCAAGGACGACGACTGGAACGCGGTGATCGACGCGAACCTGCGCGGCGCGTTCGCCACCATGCGCGCCGCCTCGCGCGGCATGATGAAGCGCCGCTGGGGGCGGATGATCAACATCGCGAGCGTGGTCGGCATCACCGGCAACAAGGGCCAGGCGAACTACGCGGCGAGCAAGGCGGGGCTCATCGGCCTCACGAAGAGCGTGGCGAAGGAGCTGGCGAGCCGCAACATCCTGGCGAACGTGGTCGCGCCGGGGCTCATCGAGACCGACATGACGGCCGCGATGCCCGACGAGGCCCGCGCGCAGATGGCGAGCGCGATCCCGCTGGAGCGCGTGGGAAAGCCGGAGGACATCGCGAACGCGGTGCTCTTCCTGGCCTCCGACCTCGCCGCGTACGTCACTGGCCAGGTGCTGGTGGTCGACGGCGGGATGGTCATGTGA
- the sucC gene encoding ADP-forming succinate--CoA ligase subunit beta, with product MNIHEYQAKEILRRYGVPIPPGEVATTPDEAEAIARRIGKPVMVKAQVHAGGRGKAGGVKYCPTPEVAREKAQAILGMDIKGLTVEKVLVAEAADIGTEAYVGIIVDRATKKPVFMVSAAGGIDIEEVAASTPEKIKYYAVDPVFGLQPFEAQQLGFFLYGDAKQARAAAKIMQQLYKAFVENGCSLAEINPLVVTPNGEVIAVDAKMVIDDNELERRHDLEELRDESSEAPSEVDARKANLTFIKLDGNVGCVVNGAGLAMATMDLVKYYGGEPANFLDIGGSSNPEKVVNALRIITSDPSVKAILFNIFGGITRTDDVANGIVTATKQNPLQVPIVIRLTGTNEEIAVKILEENGFAAMTDMDEAVKKAVQLATANSGEAAK from the coding sequence GTGAACATTCACGAGTACCAGGCGAAGGAGATCCTTCGTCGTTACGGTGTGCCGATCCCGCCGGGCGAGGTCGCCACCACGCCCGACGAGGCCGAGGCGATCGCGCGCCGCATCGGAAAGCCGGTGATGGTGAAGGCCCAGGTGCACGCCGGCGGGCGCGGTAAGGCGGGCGGCGTGAAGTACTGCCCGACGCCCGAGGTCGCGCGCGAGAAGGCGCAGGCGATCCTCGGCATGGACATCAAGGGGCTCACGGTGGAGAAGGTGCTCGTCGCCGAGGCCGCCGACATCGGAACCGAGGCGTACGTCGGCATCATCGTCGACCGCGCGACGAAGAAGCCGGTGTTCATGGTCAGCGCGGCGGGCGGCATCGACATCGAGGAAGTCGCCGCGTCGACGCCGGAGAAGATCAAGTACTACGCGGTCGATCCCGTGTTCGGCCTGCAGCCGTTCGAGGCGCAGCAGCTCGGGTTCTTCCTGTACGGCGACGCGAAGCAGGCGCGCGCGGCCGCGAAGATCATGCAGCAGCTGTACAAGGCGTTCGTGGAGAACGGCTGCTCGCTCGCCGAGATCAACCCGCTCGTCGTGACGCCTAACGGCGAGGTGATCGCCGTCGACGCGAAGATGGTGATCGACGACAACGAGCTGGAGCGCCGCCACGACCTCGAGGAGCTGCGGGACGAGAGCTCCGAGGCGCCGAGCGAGGTGGACGCGCGCAAGGCGAACCTCACGTTCATCAAGCTCGATGGCAACGTCGGCTGCGTGGTGAACGGCGCCGGCCTCGCGATGGCGACGATGGACCTCGTGAAGTACTACGGCGGCGAGCCCGCGAACTTCCTCGACATCGGCGGCTCGTCGAACCCCGAGAAGGTCGTCAACGCGCTGCGCATCATCACGTCGGATCCGAGCGTGAAGGCGATCCTGTTCAACATCTTCGGCGGCATCACGCGCACGGACGACGTGGCGAACGGCATCGTGACCGCCACGAAGCAGAACCCGCTGCAGGTGCCCATCGTGATCCGCCTAACGGGCACGAACGAGGAGATTGCGGTGAAGATTCTCGAGGAGAACGGGTTCGCCGCGATGACCGACATGGACGAGGCGGTGAAGAAGGCCGTGCAGCTCGCGACCGCGAACAGCGGGGAGGCGGCCAAGTGA
- the fabD gene encoding ACP S-malonyltransferase has translation MDIVLLFPGQGSQTPGMGRDLAEAHAAAREVFAAVDDALGAPLSGLCFEGPAEELTLTHNAQPALLTHGAAVWATVRDALGPHVRAAAGHSLGEFTAYHAAGALDLGDAARLVRRRGELMFRSGEERPGAMAALLGDPTRPVEEICDEASRDAGLVVPANYNSPGQLVISGEVAGVERAMELAKAAGVRRAMRLNVSGAFHSPLMAPAQAGLREALDATDMRDADVPVYANVNAEPVTSAARARDLLAQQLVSPVRWIDVVRALAERHPDALFVEMGPGAVLSGLAKKIVPGIQTATCGTAAEVDALLERVGAPA, from the coding sequence ATGGACATCGTCCTGCTCTTTCCCGGTCAGGGGTCGCAGACCCCCGGCATGGGGCGCGACCTGGCCGAGGCGCACGCCGCCGCGCGAGAGGTCTTCGCCGCCGTCGACGACGCGCTCGGGGCGCCGCTCTCCGGGCTATGCTTCGAGGGACCGGCCGAGGAGCTGACGCTCACGCACAACGCCCAGCCGGCGCTGCTCACCCACGGCGCCGCCGTGTGGGCCACGGTGCGCGACGCGCTCGGCCCGCACGTGCGCGCCGCCGCGGGCCACTCGCTCGGCGAGTTCACCGCGTATCACGCCGCCGGCGCGCTGGACCTCGGTGACGCCGCGCGCCTAGTCCGCCGCCGCGGAGAGCTGATGTTCCGCTCCGGCGAGGAGCGCCCCGGCGCCATGGCCGCGCTGCTCGGCGACCCCACGCGGCCCGTCGAGGAGATCTGCGACGAGGCGTCGCGCGACGCGGGGCTCGTCGTGCCGGCGAACTACAACTCCCCGGGCCAGCTCGTCATCTCCGGCGAGGTGGCCGGCGTCGAGCGGGCGATGGAGCTCGCGAAGGCCGCCGGCGTGCGGCGCGCGATGCGGCTGAACGTGAGCGGGGCGTTCCACTCGCCGCTCATGGCGCCGGCGCAGGCCGGCCTCCGCGAGGCGCTCGACGCGACGGACATGCGCGACGCCGACGTCCCGGTCTACGCGAACGTGAACGCCGAACCCGTTACGAGCGCGGCACGTGCGCGCGATCTGCTCGCCCAGCAGCTCGTCTCGCCCGTGCGGTGGATCGACGTCGTCCGCGCGCTCGCCGAGCGGCATCCGGACGCCTTGTTCGTCGAGATGGGCCCGGGCGCGGTGCTCTCGGGGCTCGCGAAGAAGATCGTTCCCGGCATTCAGACCGCGACGTGCGGCACCGCCGCCGAAGTCGACGCCCTTCTCGAGCGCGTCGGCGCACCCGCATAG
- the rpmF gene encoding 50S ribosomal protein L32: MAVPKRRTSKRKKRARNTHKAAPAIAVQACPQCRSMKRPHHVCPECGYYAGEARIEAQEA, translated from the coding sequence ATGGCCGTCCCGAAGCGACGCACCTCCAAGCGTAAGAAGCGCGCTCGCAACACCCACAAGGCCGCCCCGGCCATCGCGGTGCAGGCGTGCCCGCAGTGCCGGAGCATGAAGCGCCCGCATCACGTCTGTCCGGAGTGCGGGTACTACGCGGGCGAAGCGCGCATCGAGGCGCAGGAAGCCTGA
- the sucD gene encoding succinate--CoA ligase subunit alpha, with protein MSVFVDSNTRLLVQGITGRDGSFHAKQMIEYGTNVVAGVTPGKGGQRFEGTVPIFNTVEQAVKETGANTSVIYVPPPFAADAMMEAAAAGVQLVVCITEGVPVIDMLKVRPYVIAKGARLVGPNCPGLITPGQAKVGIIPGRICTPGNVGVVSRSGTLTYEVVYHLTRAGLGQSTCVGIGGDPINGTGFIDVLQAFENDPQTKVVAMMGEIGGTDEQDAAEFVRTRMTKPVVGFIAGQTAPPGRRMGHAGAIISGSSGTAAEKIEAFRAAGMGVAQRPIDFVSLVRERLA; from the coding sequence GTGAGCGTCTTCGTCGACAGCAACACGCGCCTGCTGGTGCAGGGGATCACGGGCCGCGACGGCTCGTTCCACGCCAAGCAGATGATCGAGTACGGCACGAACGTCGTGGCCGGCGTCACGCCCGGGAAGGGGGGGCAGAGGTTCGAGGGCACGGTGCCGATCTTCAACACCGTGGAGCAGGCGGTGAAGGAGACCGGCGCGAACACGTCGGTGATCTACGTGCCGCCGCCGTTCGCCGCCGACGCGATGATGGAGGCCGCGGCCGCGGGCGTGCAGCTCGTCGTCTGCATCACCGAGGGCGTGCCGGTCATCGACATGCTGAAGGTGCGCCCGTACGTGATCGCGAAGGGCGCGCGACTGGTCGGCCCGAACTGTCCGGGGCTCATCACGCCGGGACAGGCGAAGGTCGGCATCATCCCCGGCCGCATCTGCACGCCGGGCAACGTCGGCGTCGTCAGCCGCTCGGGCACGCTCACGTACGAGGTGGTCTATCACCTCACGCGCGCCGGGCTCGGTCAGAGCACGTGCGTCGGCATCGGCGGCGACCCGATCAACGGCACGGGCTTCATCGACGTGCTGCAGGCGTTCGAGAACGACCCGCAGACGAAGGTCGTCGCCATGATGGGCGAGATCGGCGGCACCGACGAGCAGGACGCGGCCGAGTTCGTGCGCACGCGCATGACGAAGCCCGTCGTCGGCTTCATCGCCGGCCAGACCGCGCCGCCAGGCCGTCGCATGGGACACGCGGGCGCCATCATCTCCGGCTCGTCGGGCACGGCCGCCGAGAAGATCGAGGCGTTCCGGGCCGCCGGCATGGGCGTGGCTCAACGGCCCATCGATTTCGTCTCGCTCGTGCGCGAACGACTCGCCTGA
- a CDS encoding acyl carrier protein, whose translation MADNSAKVKDIIEKELGVEREKLTDEASFIDDLGADSLDIVELVMEFEKEFNIDIPDEDAEKLRTVGDAIGYLNSKVGG comes from the coding sequence ATGGCCGACAACAGCGCGAAGGTGAAGGACATCATCGAAAAGGAGCTCGGCGTCGAGCGCGAGAAGCTGACGGACGAGGCCAGCTTCATCGACGACCTCGGGGCGGACTCGCTCGACATCGTGGAGCTGGTCATGGAGTTCGAGAAGGAGTTCAACATCGACATCCCGGACGAGGACGCGGAGAAGCTGCGCACCGTCGGGGACGCGATCGGCTACCTCAACTCGAAGGTCGGCGGTTGA
- a CDS encoding CBS domain-containing protein, giving the protein MRLSDLIVAERIVVPLQADDLPGAARELLARLVASGAVSQPERLRERVEEERPEDLVGMGNKAFLLHYRSDAVRELVVALGTAPSPIERELGESEETQSARIILLVAAPPRQASLYLATVGAFARLLSKPQVVDAVLAQPTADGLAALPMFAEIEVRDQLAVRDLMTSRPRSVSPDTPLRDAALDMVRAGVAGLPVVDADGRVIGMLGQRELLQHMLSSYLQRGGPTPPGPDARVRTVRDVMTRQVLCVSPEQPLAEVASMMTNKDVDRVPVVREGRLVGFLTRGDIVRKLIGS; this is encoded by the coding sequence ATGAGGCTCTCGGATCTCATCGTCGCGGAACGGATCGTCGTTCCGTTGCAGGCCGACGACCTGCCGGGCGCGGCGCGCGAGCTGCTCGCGCGGCTGGTCGCGTCGGGCGCGGTGTCGCAGCCCGAGCGGCTGCGCGAGCGCGTCGAGGAAGAGCGGCCCGAGGATCTCGTGGGGATGGGGAACAAGGCGTTTCTCCTCCACTACCGGAGCGACGCGGTGCGCGAGCTCGTCGTGGCGCTCGGCACCGCGCCGTCGCCGATCGAGCGCGAGCTCGGCGAGAGCGAGGAGACGCAGTCGGCGCGCATCATCCTGCTCGTCGCCGCGCCGCCGCGGCAGGCGTCGCTCTACCTCGCCACGGTCGGCGCGTTCGCGCGGCTGCTCTCGAAGCCGCAGGTCGTCGACGCGGTGCTCGCGCAGCCGACGGCCGACGGGCTCGCGGCGCTTCCCATGTTCGCCGAGATCGAGGTGCGCGACCAGCTGGCCGTGCGCGATCTCATGACATCGCGGCCGCGCTCCGTGTCGCCCGACACGCCGCTGCGCGACGCGGCGCTCGACATGGTGCGCGCCGGCGTCGCGGGTCTTCCCGTCGTCGACGCCGACGGGCGCGTGATCGGGATGCTCGGCCAGCGCGAACTGCTGCAGCACATGCTGTCCAGCTATCTTCAGCGCGGCGGGCCCACGCCCCCTGGCCCCGACGCGCGGGTGCGCACCGTGCGCGACGTCATGACGCGGCAGGTCCTGTGCGTCTCGCCCGAGCAGCCGCTCGCCGAGGTCGCGTCGATGATGACCAACAAGGACGTCGACCGCGTCCCGGTCGTGCGCGAGGGAAGACTCGTCGGCTTCCTCACGCGGGGCGACATCGTCAGAAAGCTCATCGGATCCTAA
- a CDS encoding beta-ketoacyl-ACP synthase III has translation MKRPVAYFAGTGHYVPPGILTNHDFASRGIETSHEWIVERTGIHQRHIATETESTAHLAAEAARVAMARAGVTAGELDTIMLSTATPDRLLPSTAVDVQALLGATRAAAMDVGAACTGWIYALAAGEGLIASGSAETVLVVGSEKMSSIVDWQDRSTCVLFGDGAGATVLKRSKHHKGILSSFIRSDGTLAELLWRPSGGATVPFTEAVLTDRSHFVQMAGREVFKHAVRSMSEAADRALDQARLTGTDIDVMIPHQANVRIIEATAKHANIPMDKVYVNVDRYGNTSSASIGIALNEAIESGRVHEGSTVLLVAFGAGFTWGSMIVRF, from the coding sequence GTGAAGCGCCCCGTCGCCTACTTCGCCGGCACCGGCCACTACGTGCCGCCGGGCATCCTCACCAACCACGACTTCGCGTCGCGGGGCATCGAGACCTCGCACGAGTGGATCGTGGAGCGCACCGGGATCCATCAGCGCCACATCGCGACGGAGACCGAGTCCACCGCGCACCTCGCCGCCGAAGCGGCCCGCGTCGCGATGGCCCGCGCCGGCGTCACCGCCGGGGAGCTCGACACGATCATGCTCTCCACGGCGACCCCGGACCGGCTGCTGCCGTCCACCGCCGTCGACGTTCAGGCGCTGCTCGGCGCTACCCGTGCGGCGGCGATGGACGTGGGCGCCGCCTGCACCGGGTGGATCTACGCCCTCGCCGCCGGTGAGGGGCTCATCGCCTCCGGCAGCGCCGAGACCGTGCTCGTCGTCGGATCGGAGAAGATGAGCTCCATCGTCGACTGGCAGGACCGGTCCACCTGCGTCCTGTTCGGCGACGGCGCGGGTGCGACGGTGCTGAAGCGCTCCAAGCACCACAAGGGGATCCTGTCGAGCTTCATCCGCAGCGACGGCACGCTGGCCGAGCTGCTGTGGCGCCCGAGCGGCGGCGCGACGGTGCCGTTCACCGAGGCCGTGCTCACCGACCGGTCGCACTTCGTGCAGATGGCCGGGCGCGAGGTGTTCAAGCACGCCGTTCGCTCCATGAGCGAGGCCGCCGACCGCGCGCTCGACCAGGCGCGCCTCACCGGGACCGACATCGACGTCATGATCCCGCACCAGGCGAACGTGCGGATCATCGAGGCGACGGCGAAGCACGCGAACATCCCGATGGACAAGGTCTACGTGAACGTGGACCGCTACGGCAACACGTCGTCCGCCTCGATCGGCATCGCGCTGAACGAAGCCATCGAGAGTGGACGCGTGCACGAGGGCTCCACCGTGCTGCTCGTCGCGTTCGGCGCCGGCTTCACCTGGGGCTCCATGATCGTCCGCTTCTGA
- a CDS encoding UPF0182 family protein, with protein sequence MNARRLLALAALVAAILFGGRLVASVYVDYRWFAALGDGPLSVWRARVTDLAALRLVLTLAGSAFLFANLYGVSTSVESLEMPRRLGDLEIREKVPGRQLLWFAGAVALVAGLGLSLFVDDWMAFDMVQFGRAFGVPEPYTGADLAFFVHWLPFENALYLWGVWLLLAAAAIVVLLYALTADLRWDAGRLRTTRHVRRHLTVLAACLLLVLAWGHRLDAYALLSAGSGQNDAFVYVDHRIAMRSRFVLAALTAIGALLVLHAAWQGQGRLTLWVITAVLGLTVVLRGIVPVVGARLVGGAEIARRDVPYLRNRAVVTQTAYGVNRIQRATGYGLASADSAGLAIPLWDPAVLARGIERARRGEMVSDDIGWQPIGGHLAAVAVTRPAAPPDGEPLSWDVALASASLADAAGDPILLDSLGRATPNGVLGEGSGRERRLVVRPQATGHLIINDTTGRVLADPIASFGARLAHAWDERDFRLLFTDALDRLESPVIVRHRDVRERLTEIAPFFSQGHALTPAFARDTVYWLCHLYAASPSFPLSQRYAVGRAAWSYFQHAAIAVVNGESGAVTIVADPSPDRLTETWVRRFPLLFSAPSALPPSLVAALPPPTDGVLLQASAMSQYGTRGDMIPTPVHLPGGDGVDSTLGLAPRALALLPTTTAGERALGWTLPLLDAGDRVSGVLVALGGPSPATLWVPNGRAGPRWGEVVERLRAVGPPTADASEGAGRDVARARIRALPIGDGLAYVQPLYVVHGGGQAAAAGVAALVRDTARAAPSIGEALGGDAPRAAIAPTTPRAAAATSAERVRTLYDAMRAALRRGDWAAFGAAFDSLGAALGRPLR encoded by the coding sequence ATGAACGCGCGGCGCTTGCTCGCCCTCGCCGCGCTCGTCGCCGCCATCCTGTTCGGCGGCCGGCTCGTCGCGTCCGTCTACGTCGACTATCGCTGGTTCGCCGCGCTCGGCGACGGGCCGCTCTCCGTCTGGCGCGCGCGCGTGACCGACCTCGCGGCGCTGCGGCTCGTGCTGACGCTCGCCGGCAGCGCGTTCCTGTTCGCGAACCTGTACGGCGTCAGCACGTCGGTGGAGTCGCTGGAGATGCCGCGCCGCCTCGGCGACCTCGAGATCCGCGAGAAGGTGCCGGGGCGACAGCTGCTCTGGTTCGCGGGCGCCGTCGCTCTCGTCGCGGGGCTCGGGCTGTCGCTGTTCGTCGACGACTGGATGGCGTTCGACATGGTGCAGTTCGGGCGCGCGTTCGGCGTGCCGGAGCCGTACACGGGCGCCGATCTCGCGTTCTTCGTCCACTGGCTGCCGTTCGAGAACGCGCTCTACCTGTGGGGCGTGTGGCTGCTGCTCGCCGCGGCGGCGATCGTGGTGCTGCTGTACGCGCTCACCGCGGACCTGCGGTGGGATGCCGGACGACTGCGTACGACGCGGCACGTGCGGCGCCACCTCACCGTGCTCGCGGCGTGCCTGCTGCTCGTGCTCGCGTGGGGCCATCGGCTCGACGCATACGCGCTGCTCTCCGCGGGCAGCGGCCAGAACGACGCGTTCGTGTACGTCGACCACCGCATTGCGATGCGGAGCCGCTTCGTGCTCGCGGCGCTCACCGCGATCGGCGCGCTGCTCGTCCTCCACGCGGCGTGGCAGGGACAGGGACGCCTCACGCTGTGGGTCATCACCGCGGTGCTCGGGCTCACGGTCGTCCTGCGCGGCATCGTCCCGGTCGTCGGCGCGCGGCTCGTCGGCGGCGCGGAGATCGCGCGGCGTGACGTGCCCTACCTGCGCAATCGCGCCGTGGTCACGCAGACCGCGTACGGCGTGAATCGCATTCAACGCGCGACGGGCTACGGGCTCGCATCGGCCGACAGCGCGGGGCTCGCCATTCCACTCTGGGATCCGGCGGTGCTGGCGCGTGGCATCGAGCGCGCGCGTCGCGGCGAGATGGTCTCCGACGACATCGGCTGGCAGCCGATCGGTGGCCACCTCGCCGCGGTCGCGGTCACGCGCCCGGCCGCGCCGCCCGACGGCGAGCCGCTGTCGTGGGACGTGGCGCTCGCCTCCGCGTCGCTCGCCGACGCCGCCGGGGATCCCATCCTTCTCGACTCGCTCGGCCGCGCGACACCCAATGGCGTGCTCGGCGAAGGATCGGGACGCGAGCGGAGGCTCGTCGTGCGCCCGCAGGCGACGGGGCACCTCATCATCAACGACACCACTGGCCGCGTCCTCGCCGACCCCATCGCGTCGTTCGGCGCGCGCCTCGCGCACGCGTGGGACGAGCGCGACTTCCGGCTGCTGTTCACCGACGCGCTCGACCGACTCGAGAGCCCCGTCATCGTGCGGCATCGTGACGTGCGTGAGCGGCTGACGGAGATCGCGCCGTTCTTCTCGCAGGGGCACGCGCTCACGCCCGCGTTCGCGCGCGACACCGTGTACTGGCTGTGCCACCTGTACGCCGCGTCGCCGTCGTTCCCGCTGAGCCAGCGCTACGCGGTCGGTCGCGCAGCGTGGAGCTACTTCCAGCACGCCGCCATCGCCGTCGTGAACGGTGAGAGCGGGGCGGTCACCATCGTCGCCGATCCATCCCCCGATCGGCTGACGGAGACGTGGGTCCGGCGCTTCCCGCTGCTGTTCTCCGCGCCGTCGGCGCTGCCGCCGAGCCTCGTTGCGGCGCTGCCGCCGCCGACGGACGGTGTGCTGCTGCAAGCGTCGGCGATGTCGCAGTACGGGACTCGCGGCGACATGATCCCGACGCCGGTCCATCTTCCCGGCGGCGACGGCGTCGACAGCACGCTCGGCCTCGCGCCGCGCGCGCTGGCGCTGCTGCCGACGACGACCGCGGGCGAGCGCGCGCTCGGCTGGACGCTGCCGCTGCTCGACGCCGGCGATCGTGTCTCCGGCGTGCTCGTCGCGCTTGGGGGGCCGTCGCCGGCGACGCTATGGGTGCCCAACGGCAGAGCCGGCCCGCGATGGGGCGAGGTGGTGGAGCGGCTGCGCGCCGTCGGCCCGCCGACGGCGGACGCCAGCGAGGGGGCCGGACGCGACGTCGCGCGCGCGCGCATCCGCGCGCTGCCCATCGGCGACGGGCTGGCCTACGTCCAGCCGCTGTACGTCGTGCACGGCGGCGGTCAGGCCGCGGCGGCCGGCGTGGCGGCTCTCGTGCGCGACACCGCGCGCGCCGCACCGTCCATCGGTGAGGCACTCGGCGGGGATGCGCCTCGCGCCGCCATCGCGCCGACCACGCCGCGCGCCGCCGCGGCGACGAGCGCGGAGCGCGTGCGCACGCTGTACGACGCGATGCGCGCCGCGCTGCGCCGGGGCGACTGGGCCGCGTTCGGTGCAGCATTCGACTCGCTCGGCGCCGCGCTCGGCAGACCGCTGCGCTGA
- a CDS encoding YceD family protein produces MLSFDIGALQSHAAAVDGELTPDDEIWQEGDRRPVRPIHVVGRLSAAGPGRYYFSGRVEGDVATECRRCLADVSEHIAADSHMIFAESELDDPDDASDVFVLAPGARSLDLRPAVREEWLLAVPAFSLCREDCKGLCPRCGADLNEGPCDCPPTTDSRWDALNAAKAARSDTD; encoded by the coding sequence ATGCTGTCCTTCGACATCGGTGCGCTGCAGTCGCACGCCGCGGCGGTGGACGGGGAGTTGACGCCCGACGACGAGATCTGGCAGGAGGGCGATCGACGCCCGGTCCGCCCGATTCACGTCGTCGGTCGTCTCTCCGCGGCCGGCCCGGGGCGCTACTACTTCAGCGGCCGCGTCGAGGGCGACGTCGCCACCGAGTGCCGGCGCTGCCTGGCCGACGTCTCGGAGCACATCGCCGCGGACAGCCACATGATCTTCGCCGAGAGCGAGCTCGATGACCCGGACGACGCGTCCGACGTCTTCGTGCTCGCTCCCGGCGCGCGGTCGCTCGACCTCCGGCCGGCGGTGCGCGAGGAATGGCTGCTTGCCGTGCCCGCGTTCAGCCTGTGCCGCGAGGACTGCAAGGGGCTCTGCCCCCGGTGCGGCGCGGACCTGAACGAGGGGCCGTGCGACTGTCCGCCGACGACCGACAGCCGGTGGGATGCGCTGAACGCGGCGAAAGCCGCGCGCTCCGACACCGACTGA
- the plsX gene encoding phosphate acyltransferase PlsX, with the protein MGGDFAPRATVAGALLALVDLPVEHTIQLVGRTAVVDETLDVLFAGEFAAHRALRDRLEVVDAPDVIEMSDKPTVVRSRPGSSMMVGLRLQADGKSDAFVSAGNTGAQMAASLLVLKSHAGLKRPAIGTLFPTAQEPVVVLDSGANVDCSPEELVQFARLGTVYAQDMLGRRNPAVGLLSIGEEPEKGNAAVKEAHQRLRAEPGIHFVGNVEGRDIPLGRRDDEPLDVVVCDGFVGNVLLKFYEALAPTLMAVFAKALGAERETLRSAFKELDHAEHGGAPLLGVKGVSIISHGSSSPRAIKNAIGVGLRAVESRMSEHIGRRLEDAAAAAERAEAESTSSSVA; encoded by the coding sequence ATGGGGGGTGACTTCGCCCCCCGAGCCACCGTCGCCGGCGCGCTGCTCGCCCTGGTCGACCTGCCGGTCGAGCACACCATCCAGCTGGTCGGCCGCACCGCGGTCGTCGACGAGACGCTGGACGTGCTGTTCGCCGGAGAGTTCGCCGCGCACCGCGCGCTCCGCGACCGGCTCGAGGTCGTCGACGCCCCGGACGTCATCGAGATGTCCGACAAGCCGACGGTCGTACGAAGCCGCCCGGGCAGCTCCATGATGGTCGGGCTCCGCCTCCAGGCGGACGGAAAATCGGACGCGTTCGTCTCGGCCGGCAACACCGGCGCGCAGATGGCCGCGTCCCTTCTCGTTCTCAAGTCCCACGCGGGCCTGAAGCGGCCCGCCATCGGCACGCTGTTCCCGACGGCGCAGGAGCCGGTCGTCGTGCTCGATTCCGGTGCGAACGTCGACTGCTCGCCCGAGGAGCTGGTGCAGTTCGCCCGCCTCGGGACCGTCTACGCCCAGGACATGCTCGGCCGGCGGAATCCCGCGGTCGGCCTGCTCAGCATCGGCGAGGAGCCGGAGAAGGGGAACGCCGCCGTGAAGGAGGCGCACCAGCGGCTCCGTGCCGAGCCCGGGATCCACTTCGTCGGCAACGTCGAGGGGCGCGACATCCCGCTCGGGCGCCGCGACGACGAGCCGCTCGACGTCGTCGTCTGCGACGGATTCGTCGGCAACGTGCTGCTGAAGTTCTACGAGGCGCTCGCGCCCACGCTCATGGCGGTGTTCGCGAAGGCGCTCGGCGCCGAGCGCGAGACGCTGCGGTCGGCGTTCAAGGAGCTCGATCACGCGGAGCACGGTGGTGCGCCGCTCCTTGGGGTGAAGGGCGTCAGCATCATCTCCCACGGCTCCAGCTCCCCCCGCGCGATCAAGAACGCGATCGGCGTCGGCCTCCGGGCGGTGGAGTCACGCATGAGCGAGCACATCGGCCGCCGCCTGGAGGACGCCGCCGCGGCCGCCGAGCGTGCGGAAGCCGAGTCCACCTCCTCCTCGGTCGCGTGA